Proteins from one Malaya genurostris strain Urasoe2022 chromosome 2, Malgen_1.1, whole genome shotgun sequence genomic window:
- the LOC131428785 gene encoding uncharacterized protein K02A2.6-like: MNKTFSVRTDSEANEFIFGDGHKISKRAVSRAEAWALRVQAYDFTIKRIPGHLNVADALSRLIKRTQIDEPFDEENNTHLLYALDAGSMDITWQEMESTSELDDELRSIRMAIQTERWPENLRRFEAQKNELRTYGSMIFKADLIILPNVLRSKAVKSAHQGHIGCAAMKKIMREFFWWPGMSKDVETFVKKCETCLAMSRKNPPIPLSSRELPDGPWEILQIDFLAVPNCGSGDFLIVVDTYSRYLAVVEMRSTDARCTNSALCRIFYTWGLPLILQSDNGPPFQGIEFIKYWEEKGVKVRKSIPLSAQSNGAVERQNQGIIKALAAAKEDRINWKHALEKYVHVHNNVKPHSRLNITPFELLVGWKYRGIFPCLWENKSSDKIDRCDVRDKDAVSKLVSKKYADDHRGAKESEITAGDIVVMAIPKNSKTDRSFSKERYKVLTRHGAKLVIRRDRGVQYTRNIQDLKLAPENIDLDTPSLSQEDKSDDIEDLNINSHFTQETEGIFNDSLWDDQNQYPERKRRIIRKPAKFNDMFLYHVFQFKKCSEGDVWGNTA, translated from the exons ATGAACAAGACATTTTCTGTGCGTACAGATTCCGAGGCAAATGAATTCATTTTCGGAGACGGTCATAAAATAAGCAAAAGAGCTGTTTCTCGCGCCGAAGCATGGGCCTTAAGAGTTCAAGCATATGATTTCACTATTAAACGTATCCCAGGACATTTGAATGTGGCAGACGCATTATCTCGATTAATAAAAAGGACTCAGATTGATGAGCCTTtcgacgaagaaaataatacacATCTTTTATATGCCTTAGACGCAGGATCAATGGATATAACATGGCAAGAAATGGAATCAACATCAGAACTAGACGATGAACTTCGGTCAATTAGAATGGCTATACAAACGGAAAGATGGCCGGAAAATCTACGCCGCTTTGAAGCACAAAAAAATGAATTACGAACTTATGGGTCAATGATTTTTAAAGCCGATTTAATTATTTTACCTAACGTTCTTCGATCAAAAGCCGTTAAATCAGCTCATCAAGGTCACATAGGATGTGCTGCAATGAAAAAGATAATGAGAGAGTTTTTCTGGTGGCCCGGAATGAGTAAGGATGTAGAAACATTTGTAAAGAAATGTGAAACATGCCTGGCAATGTCAAGAAAAAATCCTCCTATTCCTCTATCAAGTCGCGAGCTGCCAGATGGTCCATGGGAGATATTACAAATAGATTTTTTGGCCGTCCCTAATTGTGGTTCTGGCGATTTTCTTATAGTAGTTGATACTTACTCCAGATACCTCGCAGTGGTAGAGATGAGAAGCACAGATGCTCGATGCACAAATTCAGCTCTTTGTAGAATATTTTACACATGGGGTTTACCACTTATTTTGCAAAGTGATAACGGACCCCCCTTTCAAGGAATTGAATTCATCAAGTATTGGGAAGAAAAAGGTGTAAAAGTTAGAAAATCTATACCTCTAAGTGCTCAGTCTAATGGTGCTGTTGAGCGCCAAAACCAAGGGATAATAAAAGCCTTAGCCGCAGCTAAAGAAGACAGAATAAATTGGAAGCATGCTCTTGAAAAATACGTACATGTACATAATAATGTTAAACCACATTCTAGACTCAATATAACGCCATTCGAATTATTAGTTGGCTGGAAATACAGAGGTATATTTCCTTGCCTTTGGGAAAACAAATCTTCAGATAAAATAGATCGTTGCGATGTTCGTGATAAAGATGCAGTTTCAAAACTCGTTAGTAAAAAATATGCCGATGATCACAGAGGAGCAAAAGAATCAGAAATAACAGCGGGAGACATAGTTGTGATGGCTATTCCAAAGAACTCGAAAACCGATCGATCATTCTCAAAGGAAAGATACAAAGTTCTTACAAGACATGGGGCCAAGTTGGTCATTAGAAGAGATCGAGGAGTTCAGTACACTCGCAACATTCAGGATTTAAAATTGGCTCCAGAGAACATAGATCTTGATACTCCGTCCTTAAGCCAAGAGGATAAATCGG ATGATATAGAAGATTTGAATATTAATTCACATTTTACACAAGAAACTGAAGGCATTTTCAATGATTCCTTGTGGGATGACCAAAACCAGTATCcagaaagaaaaagaagaatTATCAGAAAACCCGCTAAGTTTAATGATATGTTTTTATACCATGTGTTCCAattcaaaaagtgttct GAGGGGGATGTGTGGGGCAACACTGCATGA